In Oryzias latipes chromosome 19, ASM223467v1, the genomic stretch gtgggcggtggctggtctggtgctgtgagtcgttgggggggtccctttgcttctgttggaagaagaggagagtggactgtttggtgccgaggtggtaacagctgcagctgggaggagacgcctgagctggaaaggtGTGCAGGGGGGCCGTGTGGGTGGAGACTGGGGGCtgggcagaatcaaatctgttgaagaacaggttcagttcatttgcccaggcttggtcacctgtgacctggCGACCATTTCCAGCCTCAGCATGTCCTGAGATGTGTTTCAGACCTCTCCACACATCACggatgttgttctgttccaggcgctgctccagcttcttcctgtagcGTCTTTGCACTTCCTGATCTTATATTTCAGGTCCCTCTGTACTCTGCGTAGCTCCTCCTTgtccccagagagaaaagccctcttcttttcatttaggAGGGTCTTCAGCTCAGGAGTAACCCAGGGcttgttgttggaaaaacactgcactgatttTGTTTGCACTGTGTTGTCCACACAAAAATTCACATAGTCCGTGATGCAGTCAGTGAGACTGTCAATGTCCTCCCCGTGTGGACTGCAGAGAACGTCCCAGTCTGTGGTGCTAAAACAGTCCCTTAGTCGCTCTGTTACTTCCTCAGTCCAGATCTTCACCGTTTTAatctgtggtttctgctgtttcaccactggagtgtacgcagaggagagatggaccaggttgtgatcagagcgtcctaaaggggggaggggggcagaagcaTATGCATTCTCGATGTTAGCATAGAAAAGGTCCAGGGTTTTTCTGTCCCTTGTATGACAGTTCACATACTGGGTGAAGTTGGACAGGGTGGCGGAGAGGGGGGTGCATGTATGGTTAAAGTCCCCAGAAATCAGGATCAGGGCCTGCGggtgttgtgtctgcagctgggacACGGTGCTGTGCACGCGCTCACAAGCGACAGCAGCGTCAGCCGACGGAGGGACGTAAACCGTCACCACCAGCACATGGGAGAACTCCCGTGGAAGGTAGTACGGCCGAACGCTGACTGCCACCAGTTCAATGTCCTTGCTGCAGTGCTGTTCTTTCACAGTGATGTGGTTCGGGTTACACCACCTGTCATTCACGAACACCGCCAGACCACCGCCTTTCTTCTTTCCGCTCTGTGCCGTGCTCCGGTCCGCCCGCACCAGCGTGAATCCAGTAACTGAGACCACGGAGTTTGTCATGTCCTGGTTGAGCCACGTCTCGGTGAAACACAGCAGGCTGCTCTCACGGTACACCCGCTGCAGACGCATGAGCGCTGTTAGCTCGTCAAGCTTGTTAGAGAGCGCGCGGACGTTTCCCATAGTAACGGATGGTAAACATGGCTTGTACCTCCGTCTTCTCTCCCGGCGTTTAactccagctctgcagcctcGTCGTTTCCTCCGTATTTCAGCTGGAACATCTGGCTTTCCAGCGAGGAGAATCTCAACTCGTCCAAGAGCTAACAGCTGATTTCGAGTGTAAACAATGGAGCTGCATCCTAACGGATCCCCCGAGGCCGGTtcaaaaagttgagaaaaaataaaaaaacaaaaagcaaaagtaataatgtaataaaaagtaataataatggaATCCAGGTGGACCTTTCAGCGATTTTGACTGCACTAGGAGTGGTCAACAGTGCCTGGTATGGCCCCTCCCACCTGGGTGAATACCAGTGTTTTTTCTTGATGCTTCTTATCAGCACCCAATCACCTGGTTCCACAAGCTGGTTTTCCTGCTGAGAGGCAAGACGTTCTTCATTAGtcaagttttctctttttttccctaaaatggCCCTCATATAGTCAGCCAGGTTTGTTTCTTCATTAGTCTCCCATCGGTTTTTAGCATTATGTTTTTTCCAGAGCTCTTTTTCAGGTTCCAAACTCTgttgttgcatttctttaagTATTTCATTGTCAATCTTCTCATTTTCGTTAATTTCTAGTGCGAATGTTTGGATAGGTCTTGTCGCGGCTTCTTTTGCCATTTTATCATTTCCTTTAGAAACGTCATCAATACCTGCTGTGTGAGCTGGACATTTACAAATGGCTAATGTTTTTGATAATTGTACCGCCACTAATAATGCAGATGATAGGTCCGCATGTGTGACTGGTTTTCCAGTCGATGTTATCATGCCTCGATTTTTCCAATATTGTGCGAAGGTATGTACAGTTGCAAATGCATATTGACTGTCCATATAAATGGTCACATCTTTCCCTTCCATTAGTTTACATGCCTCCGTAAGATCTATTAACTCTGCTGCTTGAGCTGAATAAGGCGAAGGGAATGGCTCTGCTTTTACAGCTATGGTTTGAGTCACAACAGAATTACCTGTCTGGGTTTTCccttgttcatttttctttgaagaaccATCTacatcaggggtgggcaaactgcgGCCCacgggctggatccggcccgcctccatgtttggtccggcccactgaacaatatctgAGACCcatgtatatttatttttttaatctgaccaCACAatcaagacgtgacattttagtccccccttctgcagtctgtgctccaacctgaaaccctctaataTCTCTGTCAattagaacagaagacagtctttcctttctatgtcgcagttcatctttcccgctTTAACTCATATTTCTGAGCGATCATGTACCTTTGTTCGTCATATGTGAACGCAAACCAGTACTGGCTGTCCTTGTGGACAGGCACAGAAAAGAATGCATTActgatgtctgccactgtgaagACGGCTGCATCCGATCGTAACGAGTTCAGTAATGTATAGGGGTCAGGCACACAGGGTGCTCTTTGAATAACTGCATTTTTCACCGCCTGTAAGTCTTGTACCATCCTCCAACCAGTGGAGGGCACCTGTTTTTTCACTGTAAATATAGGAGTGTTACATGGTGAGTCATTGCACTTTATAATTACTCCTGCAGCTATTAAATCTGTAATTATTGTTTTAATACCTTCTTGTGCATCTGGTTTTAAAGGGTATTGTTGAACACATGGTCTATATTCTGTTTTTGGTCTAATCTGAACTGGTAAAGCGCCTTTAATTAACCCTACATCTGTGGGTCCTTTAGACCACAGAGTTTAAGGGAGATCCTATAACAGATCTTCCTACTCCTCAGTTAACGCTAATAGTCATCTGGCCCAGTCCTTTGGTTTGTCTTGCAAATGCACACCCATTTTAACAGAAGTCGTCCAAAACAAAGCCACTCGAGTCAGTCCAGTTGAGGGACTTCCCTGGTTGAAGGGTGATAGTGTTGGAATCCAGTCATCAGCACTTTCCCCCATCCTAACCATATCT encodes the following:
- the LOC111946409 gene encoding uncharacterized protein LOC111946409 encodes the protein MTNSVVSVTGFTLVRADRSTAQSGKKKGGGLAVFVNDRWCNPNHITVKEQHCSKDIELVAVSVRPYYLPREFSHVLVVTVYVPPSADAAVACERVHSTVSQLQTQHPQALILISGDFNHTCTPLSATLSNFTQYVNCHTRDRKTLDLFYANIENAYASAPLPPLGRSDHNLVHLSSAYTPVVKQQKPQIKTVKIWTEEVTERLRDCFSTTDWDVLCSPHGEDIDSLTDCITDYVNFCVDNTVQTKSVQCFSNNKPWVTPELKTLLNEKKRAFLSGDKEELRRVQRDLKYKIRKCKDATGRSWSSAWNRTTSVMCGEV